In the genome of Luteitalea pratensis, the window ATGCAGGTCGACCCACCCCAGCCCCCGGCCGCCGAGACGATGGCCCTCGAGAAGGTGGTGGACCTCAGTCTCGGTGGCGAGGGGCGCCTCCGGCAGGTGCCGCAGATGCCCCAGCACTACCTCGCGCTGGCGCAGGGTGCCGCACGCGATCTCGCCGATCACGAACGGGTGGACGAGCACCATGCCTTCCTCGAGCAGCGCCGCGAGTTCGGCGTCGCCGCGGCGCAAGTGGTCGATCCACACCGACGTGTCGACGAGCGTCATGGCTTCGGACGGCGTCGCGACCGATCGGCCACCGAGGCCTCCGGGTCCGACCCCGCGAGGCGACGTAACCG includes:
- a CDS encoding type II toxin-antitoxin system VapC family toxin, whose product is MTLVDTSVWIDHLRRGDAELAALLEEGMVLVHPFVIGEIACGTLRQREVVLGHLRHLPEAPLATETEVHHLLEGHRLGGRGLGWVDLHLLASARLAAVPLITRDRALRDVAQAVLA